The following proteins are encoded in a genomic region of Streptomyces gobiensis:
- a CDS encoding DUF3117 domain-containing protein yields MAAMKPRTGDGPLEVTKEGRGIIMRVPLEGGGRLVVELTPDEAVALGEELKKVCD; encoded by the coding sequence AGCCGCGGACGGGCGATGGCCCGCTCGAGGTGACCAAGGAGGGGCGGGGCATCATCATGCGCGTTCCGCTCGAAGGCGGTGGGCGACTCGTCGTCGAGCTGACCCCAGATGAAGCGGTCGCACTCGGTGAGGAACTGAAGAAGGTCTGCGACTGA